GTATTGAGCCTCAGTTGATTTATTAGACTTATCAATGATACATACCTTAAAACCCTTATCCTGTTCTATATCAAAAACAATACAGCCCTTATCAAGCTTTTCAATGTTTATGCCGTCAAAGTATTGAAGGTTAAAACCGCTGCCGGCTGCATCCAGTTTTAAAAAATCCTGTCGGTTTTCCGACTTAAATATACCAATAGCCTGGATAGTTTTACCTTGCAAACCAACATTGCTGAGAGCAGCCACAAATAAGTCGCCTGCTTTTATTTGTGGGTGGTTCGATACTTCAAATAATTGTTTGGCAATATTTACAGTGTTTAAATGAAAACTACTGGCCCCGTCAAATAACTGGCTGGCATAATTGTATATTGGGTTTAACTTAAAATCGCCATTGCTAAAAGTAAAGTTGTAAAACTCATTACTAGTAAAAGGCGTTAAGAAAAACTTTTTAAGCAAATTTCTTAATTGTAAATCTTCTATATCAAGCTCCGTTTTGCTAATAGTTAAATCATCACCGTTGGTTTTATTCCCCACCTGATGAACCGAAACCTGATCAATAGATACACTACTAAAATCAATCATGTAAAAAGTATAAGGCTATTTTGTTCGATGCAATTATAATATTATGACCAATTAATAAAGAGACTCTTTAAAAGTTTTTACTCACCTTTTACTAAGATTTTAAGGTATAAACATTTGCAACAATGTTATTTATTTAATACGCCAATTTTGTAACCTTGCAACAGCCCAATTAACAAACAGTAAAAATGACCACACAAGCCATTAATCTATCACAGTTATTGTATAAAATAGATGAAACCCTGCAAATGCAGTTTGGTTATCAAACATTTTGGATAAAGGCAGAAATTACTGATGTAAAGAAATACGAATCAAAACGCTGGTGCTTTTTAAAATTAATTGAAAAAAAAGACGAACAGATAAATGCCGAAATTAAAGCCACCGCATGGAGTCAGGGATATGCCTTTATAGAGCAATTTGAGCGTTTAACCCAACAGCATTTTGGCAATGGCCTGCAAATTATTTGCAAAGTAAAAATTAAATATAGCATTAAATATGGCTTAAGTTTAGACCTGCTCGAAATAGACAATAGCTTTGCTTTAGGTCAGATAGAATTACAAAAGCAAGCCACTTTAAAACGTTTGGTAGATGAAAGCAATGGACAAATAATTAAGGATACAGACGATAATTATATAACACCTAATAAGCGTTTAAAAATACCCATTGTTATGCAAAGAGTAGCTTTAATTACGGCACATAATTCAGATGGGCAGCGCGATTTTAAAAATGAACTTTTAAACAATACCTATGGCTATGCTTTTCAGGTAGACGAATACCTGTGCCAGATTCAAGGTGACAATGCACACGAAAATATAATTAAGCAATTTGAGCAAATATTTGCCAGCAATATACCATACGATTGTGTGGCTATGGTAAGAGGAGGAGGGAGCGAAACTGATTTTAAACCATTTGAGCAATACGAATTAGCAAGGTTAGTAGCCTTTTATCATATTCCGGTATTTACAGGCATTGGTCATGATAGAAATACATCTATTGTAGATTTAATGGCCAACCAGTTAAAAACACCAACCAAAGTGGCCGCTTACTTAGTAGAGCATAATTTTATATTCGAAAACAATTTGCTGTATCAATACAACCAAATAGAACAAAACATTCATTTAAAAATAGACAGAGCTAAGCAAAATATAGTAAACCTAAAACGCTTACTTCAAACCTTAGACCCTGAAAATGTATTGAAAAAAGGCTATGCTTTGGTTAAGTTAAACAATAAAATAGTGAGTAATCCCAGTCAGTTAAAAGCAGGCGATGAGGTAGAAACAGTTATTAAAAACACCAAAATTAAAAGCACCGTATCAGACGTAATCAATAATTAATTCCCTAAAATATGAGTAACAACAAATTAAGCTATAGTCAGGCACAACAAAAGCTGGAAGACATGGTAGCACAAATGGAAAATAATGAAATAGATTTAGAAACCCTGTCAGAAAAACTAATTGAGGCCAAAGCTCTTGTAAAATTATGCGAAACCAAACTTAGAAAAATAGAGCAAAGTATAAATCCGGAGTAAATAACGTTTGACTTTTAATATATGCAGTTAAACAATTTAACAGTTAGGCAATTAACCAACCGATTTTTTAATCTTTACAATCTTTCCCCTTATTAAATTTGGCTATGTAAGCTTCTAAATGTACTTTCGCCACCGTTCACCATACAAAAAACTTTGTGCGAAGTGTAGAAATAATATCCATAGAATCTGATTTTGGGGCAGGGAAAAAAGGAGCCAAGTTAGGCCCTCAGGCCCTTATAAGACTAATCAATAAAAACAACATACCACATATTGCTCACGCCCACAATTCCAGGATTGTAGCCGATGATTTAGAAGAAAATATAGAGCATCCGTTCAATAAAAATATTGAATCAATATATGAAGTACAGCAATTAGCTGTTGATGCCATAGAAAACACCTTGTCAAAAAATTTGTTTCCGTTTATTATCAGTGGCGATCATAGCAATGGTTGTGCTGGTATTTCAGCCGTAAAAAATTTTTATAGCGATAAACGAATTGGTATTGTTTGGATAGATGCACATGCCGATTTACACAGTCCATATTCAACACCCAGCGGAAATATGCATGGTATGCCTTTAGCCGCAGCTTTGGCCGTAAACGATTTGGTAGAAGATGCAAATGAAGTAGATGAAGAATCAATAAAATTGTGGCAAAGTCTGGTGCATTTAGGCAGTAAAAAAATTGCACCCAAAATACTTCCAAGCGATTTAATTTTTATTGACTTACGCGATTTTGAAGAAGACGAACAAATACTATTAAATAATAAACATATTACCTAT
This DNA window, taken from Bacteroidota bacterium, encodes the following:
- a CDS encoding arginase — encoded protein: MRSVEIISIESDFGAGKKGAKLGPQALIRLINKNNIPHIAHAHNSRIVADDLEENIEHPFNKNIESIYEVQQLAVDAIENTLSKNLFPFIISGDHSNGCAGISAVKNFYSDKRIGIVWIDAHADLHSPYSTPSGNMHGMPLAAALAVNDLVEDANEVDEESIKLWQSLVHLGSKKIAPKILPSDLIFIDLRDFEEDEQILLNNKHITYFTPQIRTEIGIETILNKTLDQLSDCDLIYVSFDVDSLDPNISIGTGTPVPNGLSEDEAVFLLKNLINNPKTVAFEITEINPLLDREHPMEDVATRILGRIFA
- a CDS encoding exodeoxyribonuclease VII large subunit, with the translated sequence MTTQAINLSQLLYKIDETLQMQFGYQTFWIKAEITDVKKYESKRWCFLKLIEKKDEQINAEIKATAWSQGYAFIEQFERLTQQHFGNGLQIICKVKIKYSIKYGLSLDLLEIDNSFALGQIELQKQATLKRLVDESNGQIIKDTDDNYITPNKRLKIPIVMQRVALITAHNSDGQRDFKNELLNNTYGYAFQVDEYLCQIQGDNAHENIIKQFEQIFASNIPYDCVAMVRGGGSETDFKPFEQYELARLVAFYHIPVFTGIGHDRNTSIVDLMANQLKTPTKVAAYLVEHNFIFENNLLYQYNQIEQNIHLKIDRAKQNIVNLKRLLQTLDPENVLKKGYALVKLNNKIVSNPSQLKAGDEVETVIKNTKIKSTVSDVINN
- the xseB gene encoding exodeoxyribonuclease VII small subunit, which gives rise to MSNNKLSYSQAQQKLEDMVAQMENNEIDLETLSEKLIEAKALVKLCETKLRKIEQSINPE
- a CDS encoding nucleoid-associated protein produces the protein MIDFSSVSIDQVSVHQVGNKTNGDDLTISKTELDIEDLQLRNLLKKFFLTPFTSNEFYNFTFSNGDFKLNPIYNYASQLFDGASSFHLNTVNIAKQLFEVSNHPQIKAGDLFVAALSNVGLQGKTIQAIGIFKSENRQDFLKLDAAGSGFNLQYFDGINIEKLDKGCIVFDIEQDKGFKVCIIDKSNKSTEAQYWKDTFLLLTPCNDEYHQTKDFLNIAKNYVTTQLPEDFAVNKTDQIDILNRSMEYFKTHNNFEKDEFEQEVFQDPDLINSFRKFDETYRADHAIDMESSFEISSQAVKKQARVFKSILKLDKNFHIYIHGNKDLIEHGVENDGRKYYKIYYEKEV